The Brachionichthys hirsutus isolate HB-005 chromosome 8, CSIRO-AGI_Bhir_v1, whole genome shotgun sequence genome contains a region encoding:
- the LOC137898192 gene encoding interferon-induced GTP-binding protein Mx-like encodes MNTLNQHYEEKVRPCIDLIDSLRSLGVERDLALPAIAVIGDQSSGKSSVLEALSGVALPRGSGIVTRCPLELKMKRRKEGEDWYGKISYQDHEEEIEDPADVEKKIRGAQDEMAGVGVGISDDLISLEIASPDVPDLTLIDLPGIARVAVKGQPENIGDQIKRLIQKFIKKQETISLVVVPSNVDIATTEALKMAQEVDPDGERTLGILTKPDLVDKGTEESVVDIVHNEVIHLKKGYMIVKCRGQKEITEKVSLSEAIEREKAFFEDHAYFHTLYSDGHATVPKLAEHLTIELVHHIEKSLPRLEEQIEEKISQTQAELERYGNGPPSDKAERLLYLIDKVAEFVQDATSLTVGEELKCGDRLNIFSLLRKEFGDWIAYLDRSGENFNWKVEREVEDYEVKYRGRELPGFTNYKIFEFMVKEQIKTLEEPAVKRLKAVGDAVRKAFIQLAQNNFAGFPNLVKMAKTKIESIKQEKEASAESMLRTQFRMEMLVYSQDRTYSNTLSDSRRKITATEPEEETECILSKQDNHATLEDLMLHLKSYYQIAIQRLADQIPLVIRYQMLQESAIQLQREMLQVLHDKGNSEILLKEDFDIGSKRAALQSRLNRLTQARGYLVEF; translated from the exons ATGAACACTTTGAACCAGCATTACGAGGAGAAGGTTCGTCCCTGCATCGACCTCATCGACTCTCTCCGCTCTCTGGGGGTAGAGAGGGACTTGGCTCTGCCTGCCATCGCCGTGATTGGAGACCAGAGCTCGGGGAAGAGTTCGGTGTTGGAGGCGCTGTCAGGTGTGGCTCTCCCAAGAGGAAGCG GTATCGTGACGAGATGCCCTCTCGAACTGAAAatgaagagaaggaaagaaggagagGACTGGTATGGAAAGATAAGCTACCAGGACCACGAGGAAGAGATAGAAGACCCTGCAGACGTGGAGAAAAAGATTCGAGGAG CTCAAGATGAAATGGCTGGAGTCGGAGTGGGAATCAGTGACGACCTCATCAGCCTTGAGATTGCCTCTCCCGATGTTCCCGACCTGACGCTCATCGACCTGCCTGGCATCGCCAGGGTAGCCGTCAAAGGACAGCCAGAGAACATTGGAGACCAG ATTAAGAGACTGATCCAGAAATTTATCAAAAAGCAAGAGACCATCAGCCTGGTCGTTGTTCCGAGCAACGTGGACATAGCGACCACGGAGGCTTTGAAGATGGCGCAGGAGGTGGATCCTGATGGAGAGAGGACTCTGG GCATCTTGACCAAGCCTGATCTGGTGGACAAAGGTACAGAAGAGTCAGTCGTTGACATCGTCCACAACGAGGTCATCCACCTGAAGAAGGGCTACATGATCGTTAAGTGCAGAGGCCAGAAGGAGATCACAGAGAAGGTGTCTCTTAGTGAAGCcatagaaagagagaaagccTTTTTTGAAGATCATGCGTATTTCCA CACGCTCTACAGCGACGGCCACGCCACTGTTCCCAAACTGGCTGAGCATCTCACAATTGAGTTGGTGCATCACATCGAG AAATCTCTTCCCCGACTGGAAGAGCAGATTGAGGAGAAAATATCACAAACCCAAGCAGAGCTGGAGCGATACGGCAATGGACCCCCATCCGACAAAGCTGAGAGACTCCTCTACCTCATTGAT aaagTAGCAGAATTCGTTCAGGACGCTACCAGTCTGACTGTAGGGGAGGAACTCAAGTGTGGGGACAGGCTCAACATCTTTTCTCTGCTCAGAAAAGAGTTTGGGGATTGGATCGCTTACCTGGATCGTTCAGGAGAAAACT TCAACTGGAAGGTTGAGAGAGAAGTGGAAGACTATGAGGTGAAGTACCGTGGAAGGGAACTACCAGGCTTCACCAACTACAAGATCTTTGAGTTTATGGTCAAGGAGCAGATCAAAACGCTCGAAGAACCAGCTGTGAAGAGACTTAAGGCCGTTGGAG ATGCAGTTAGGAAGGCTTTTATACAGCTGGCCCAGAATAACTTCGCTGGATTTCCTAATCTCGTCAAAATGGCCAAG acaaAGATTGAATCCATTAAGCAAGAGAAGGAGGCTTCCGCAGAGTCCATGCTGAGAACCCAGTTCAGGATGGAGATGCTCGTTTACTCTCAGGATAGGACGTACAGCAACACCTTGAGTGACAGCAGGAGAAAGATCACTGCGAcggagccggaggaggagacggaatgTATTCTCTCCAAGCAGGATAATCATGCAACACTCGAGGACTTAATGTTGCACCTGAAATCGTATTACCAA ATCGCCATCCAGCGTCTGGCTGACCAGATCCCCCTGGTGATCCGCTACCAGATGTTGCAGGAGTCTGCCAttcagctgcagagggagatgcTGCAGGTTCTTCATGACAAGGGCAATTCAGAGATCCTGCTGAAAGAGGATTTTGACATAGGCAGCAAGAGGGCTGCTTTGCAAAGTCGCCTCAATCGCCTCACACAGGCCCGAGGTTACCTGGTGGAgttctag
- the LOC137898199 gene encoding interferon-induced GTP-binding protein Mx-like: MNTLNQHYEEKVRPCIDLIDSLRSLGVERDLALPAIAVIGDQSSGKSSVLEALSGVALPRGSGIVTRCPLELKMKRRKEGEDWYGKISYQDHEEEIEDPADVEKKIRGAQDEMAGVGVGISDDLISLEIASPDVPDLTLIDLPGIARVAVKGQPENIGDQIKRLIQKFIKKQETISLVVVPSNVDIATTEALKMAQEVDPDGERTLGILTKPDLVDKGTEESVVDIVHNEVIHLKKGYMIVKCRGQKEITEKVSLSEATEREKAFFEDHAYFHTLYSDGHATVPKLAEHLTIELVHHIEKSLPRLEEQIEEKISQTQAELERYGNGPPSDKAERLLYLIDKVTEFVQDATSLTVGEELKCGDRLNIFSLLRKEFGEWIAYLDLSGENFNWKVEREVEDYEVKYRGRELPGFTNYKIFEFMVKEQIKTLEEPAVKRLKAVGDAVRKAFIQLAQNNFAGFPNLVKMAKTKIESIKQEKEASAESVLRTQFRMEMLVYSQDRTYSNTLSDSRRKITAMEPEEETECILSKQDNHATLEDLMLHLKSYYQIAIQRLADQIPLVIRYQMLQESAIQLQREMLQVLHDKGNSEILLKEDFDIGSKRAALQSRLNRLTQARGYLVEF, encoded by the exons ATGAACACTTTGAACCAGCATTACGAGGAGAAGGTTCGTCCCTGCATCGACCTCATCGACTCTCTCCGCTCTCTGGGGGTAGAGAGGGACTTGGCTCTGCCTGCCATCGCCGTGATTGGAGACCAGAGCTCGGGGAAGAGTTCGGTGTTGGAGGCGCTGTCAGGTGTGGCTCTCCCAAGAGGAAGCG GTATTGTGACGAGATGCCCTCTCGAACTGAAAatgaagagaaggaaagaaggagagGACTGGTATGGAAAGATAAGCTACCAGGACCACGAGGAAGAGATAGAAGACCCTGCAGACGTGGAGAAAAAGATTCGAGGAG CTCAAGATGAAATGGCTGGAGTCGGAGTGGGAATCAGTGACGACCTCATCAGCCTTGAGATTGCCTCTCCCGATGTTCCCGACCTGACGCTCATCGACCTGCCTGGCATCGCCAGGGTAGCCGTCAAAGGACAGCCAGAGAACATTGGAGACCAG ATTAAGAGACTGATCCAGAAATTTATCAAAAAGCAAGAGACCATCAGCCTGGTCGTTGTTCCGAGCAACGTGGACATAGCGACCACGGAGGCCTTGAAGATGGCGCAGGAGGTGGATCCTGATGGAGAGAGGACTCTGG GCATCTTGACCAAGCCTGATCTGGTGGACAAAGGTACAGAAGAGTCAGTCGTTGACATCGTCCACAACGAGGTCATCCACCTGAAGAAGGGCTACATGATCGTCAAGTGCAGAGGCCAGAAGGAGATCACAGAGAAGGTGTCTCTTAGTGAAgccacagaaagagagaaagcctTTTTTGAAGATCATGCGTATTTCCA CACGCTCTACAGCGACGGCCACGCCACTGTTCCCAAACTGGCTGAGCATCTTACAATTGAGTTGGTGCATCACATCGAG AAATCGCTTCCCCGACTGGAAGAGCAGATTGAGGAGAAAATATCACAAACCCAAGCAGAGCTGGAGCGATACGGCAATGGACCCCCATCCGACAAAGCTGAGAGACTCCTCTACCTCATTGAT aaagTAACAGAATTCGTTCAGGACGCTACCAGTCTGACTGTAGGGGAGGAACTCAAGTGTGGGGACAGGCTCAACATCTTTTCTCTGCTCAGAAAAGAGTTTGGGGAGTGGATCGCTTACCTGGATCTTTCAGGAGAAAACT TCAACTGGAAGGTTGAGAGAGAAGTGGAAGACTATGAGGTGAAGTACCGTGGAAGGGAACTACCAGGCTTCACCAACTACAAGATCTTTGAGTTTATGGTCAAGGAGCAGATCAAAACGCTCGAAGAACCAGCTGTGAAGAGACTTAAGGCCGTTGGAG ATGCAGTTAGGAAGGCTTTTATACAGCTGGCCCAGAATAACTTCGCTGGATTTCCTAATCTCGTCAAAATGGCCAAG acaaAGATTGAATCCATTAAGCAAGAGAAGGAGGCTTCCGCAGAGTCCGTGCTGAGAACCCAGTTCAGGATGGAGATGCTCGTTTACTCTCAGGATAGGACGTACAGCAACACCTTGAGTGACAGCAGGAGAAAGATCACTGCGAtggagccggaggaggagacggaatgTATTCTCTCCAAGCAGGATAATCATGCAACACTCGAGGACTTAATGTTGCACCTGAAATCGTATTACCAA ATCGCCATCCAGCGTCTGGCTGACCAGATCCCCCTGGTGATCCGCTACCAGATGTTGCAGGAGTCTGCCAttcagctgcagagggagatgcTGCAGGTTCTTCATGACAAGGGCAATTCAGAGATCCTGCTGAAAGAGGATTTTGACATAGGCAGCAAGAGGGCTGCTTTGCAAAGTCGCCTCAATCGCCTCACACAGGCCCGAGGTTACCTGGTGGAgttctag
- the LOC137898436 gene encoding interferon-induced GTP-binding protein Mx-like, translating to MNTLNQHYEEKVRPCIDLIDSLRSLGVERDLALPAIAVIGDQSSGKSSVLEALSGVALPRGSGIVTRCPLELKMKRRKEGEDWYGKISYQDHEEEIEDPADVEKKIRGAQDEMAGVGVGISDDLISLEIASPDVPDLTLIDLPGIARVAVKGQPENIGDQIKRLIQKFIKKQETISLVVVPSNVDIATTEALKMAQEVDPDGERTLGILTKPDLVDKGTEESVVDIVHNEVIHLKKGYMIVKCRGQKEITEKVSLSEAIEREKAFFEDHAYFHTLYSDGHATVPKLAEHLTIELVHHIEKSLPRLEEQIEEKISQTQAELERYGNGPPSDKAERLLYLIDKVTEFVQDATSLTVGEELKCGDRLNIFSLLRKEFGEWIAYLDLSGENFNWKVEREVEDYEVKYRGRELPGFTNYKIFEFMVKEQIKTLEEPAVKRLKAVGDAVRKAFIQLAQNNFAGFPNLVKMAKTKIESIKQEKEASAESMLRTQFRMEMLVYSQDRTYSNTLSDSRRKITAMEPEEETECILSKQDNHATLEDLMLHLKSYYQIAIQRLADQIPLVIRYQMLQESAIQLQREMLQVLHDKGNSEILLKEDFDIGSKRAALQSRLNRLTQARGYLVEF from the exons ATGAACACTTTGAACCAGCATTACGAGGAGAAGGTTCGTCCCTGCATCGACCTCATCGACTCTCTCCGCTCTCTGGGGGTAGAGAGGGACTTGGCTCTGCCTGCCATCGCCGTGATTGGAGACCAGAGCTCGGGGAAGAGTTCGGTGTTGGAGGCGCTGTCAGGTGTGGCTCTCCCAAGAGGAAGCG GTATCGTGACGAGATGCCCTCTCGAACTGAAAatgaagagaaggaaagaaggagagGACTGGTATGGAAAGATAAGCTACCAGGACCACGAGGAAGAGATAGAAGACCCTGCAGACGTGGAGAAAAAGATTCGAGGAG CTCAAGATGAAATGGCTGGAGTCGGAGTGGGAATCAGTGACGACCTCATCAGCCTTGAGATTGCCTCTCCCGATGTTCCCGACCTGACGCTCATCGACCTGCCTGGCATCGCCAGGGTAGCCGTCAAAGGACAGCCAGAGAACATTGGAGACCAG ATTAAGAGACTGATCCAGAAATTTATCAAAAAGCAAGAGACCATCAGCCTGGTCGTTGTTCCGAGCAACGTGGACATAGCGACCACGGAGGCTTTGAAGATGGCGCAGGAGGTGGATCCTGATGGAGAGAGGACTCTGG GCATCTTGACCAAGCCTGATCTGGTGGACAAAGGTACAGAAGAGTCAGTCGTTGACATCGTCCACAACGAGGTCATCCACCTGAAGAAGGGCTACATGATCGTTAAGTGCAGAGGCCAGAAGGAGATCACAGAGAAGGTGTCTCTTAGTGAAGCcatagaaagagagaaagccTTTTTTGAAGATCATGCGTATTTCCA CACGCTCTACAGCGACGGCCACGCCACTGTTCCCAAACTGGCTGAGCATCTCACAATTGAGTTGGTGCATCACATCGAG AAATCTCTTCCCCGACTGGAAGAGCAGATTGAGGAGAAAATATCACAAACCCAAGCAGAGCTGGAGCGATACGGCAATGGACCCCCATCCGACAAAGCTGAGAGACTCCTCTACCTCATTGAT aaagTAACAGAATTCGTTCAGGACGCTACCAGTCTGACTGTAGGGGAGGAACTCAAGTGTGGGGACAGGCTCAACATCTTTTCTCTGCTCAGAAAAGAGTTTGGGGAGTGGATCGCTTACCTGGATCTTTCAGGAGAAAACT TCAACTGGAAGGTTGAGAGAGAAGTGGAAGACTATGAGGTGAAGTACCGTGGAAGGGAACTACCAGGCTTCACCAACTACAAGATCTTTGAGTTTATGGTCAAGGAGCAGATCAAAACGCTCGAAGAACCAGCTGTGAAGAGACTTAAGGCCGTTGGAG ATGCAGTTAGGAAGGCTTTTATACAGCTGGCCCAGAATAACTTCGCTGGATTTCCTAATCTCGTCAAAATGGCCAAG acaaAGATTGAATCCATTAAGCAAGAGAAGGAGGCTTCCGCAGAGTCCATGCTGAGAACCCAGTTCAGGATGGAGATGCTCGTTTACTCTCAGGATAGGACGTACAGCAACACCTTGAGTGACAGCAGGAGAAAGATCACTGCGAtggagccggaggaggagacggaatgTATTCTCTCCAAGCAGGATAATCATGCAACACTCGAGGACTTAATGTTGCACCTGAAATCGTATTACCAA ATCGCCATCCAGCGTCTGGCTGACCAGATCCCCCTGGTGATCCGCTACCAGATGTTGCAGGAGTCTGCCAttcagctgcagagggagatgcTGCAGGTTCTTCATGACAAGGGCAATTCAGAGATCCTGCTGAAAGAGGATTTTGACATAGGCAGCAAGAGGGCTGCTTTGCAAAGTCGCCTCAATCGCCTCACACAGGCCCGAGGTTACCTGGTGGAgttctag
- the thoc7 gene encoding THO complex subunit 7 homolog, producing the protein MGAVTDDEVIRKRLLIDGDGAGDDRRINVLLKSFTKWCNSPGSPEEGFTQYQRMLGMLAQCDSSMGKALMVYDMNLREMENYGKIYTNIEQNITSAHEKIAECKKEIQRAKRIRKNRQEYDALAKVIQQHPDRHETLKQLEALDKELQQLSDIKENVDAKLELRKKQFHVLLSTIQELQQTLENDEKSDNDNNQGSPAGNGE; encoded by the exons ATGGGCGCTGTTACAGATG ACGAAGTTATACGAAAGCGTCTCCTCATTGACGGAGACGGAGCTGGCGACGACCGCCGAATCAATGTGCTTCTGAAGAGTTTCACGAAATGGTGCAACTCGCCTGGAAGCCCGGAAGAAGG GTTCACGCAGTATCAGCGGATGTTGGGCATGCTGGCCCAGTGCGACTCCTCCATGGGCAAGGCGCTAATGGTTTACGACATGAACCTCCGGGAAATGGAGAATTATGGGAAGATCTATACGAACATAG AACAAAACATCACGTCTGCACATGAGAAGATCGCAGAATGCAAGAAAGAAATTCAGAGGGCAAAGAGAATAAGGAAGAATCGCCAAG AGTACGACGCTTTAGCAAAAGTTATTCAACAGCATCCTGACAGACATGAAACGCTAAA GCAGTTGGAGGCGCTTGACAAAGAACTACAGCAACTGTCTGACATCAAGGAGAATGTAGATGCAAAG TTGGAATTAAGGAAGAAGCAGTTCCATGTGCTGCTCAGCACCATACAAGAACTACAGCAGACACTTGAGA ATGACGAGAAGTCGGACAATGACAACAATCAAGGGAGCCCGGCGGGGAATGGAGAATGA